The nucleotide sequence GTCTTCATCCCATCGAACGGCGTCCACTTGCACTTGGACACAATGTCGGCGTCTCGGAGTGTTTCCTCGCGCTCCATGTCCACGATGATGAGGTCGGCGTCTGCGCCTATCTGGATTGCTCCTTTCCGCGGAAAAAGGTGGAAAAGGCGGGCAGGCTGCTCGCAGCATATTTTAACCCACTGATTGAGGGTCATGAGCCCATCACTTACAGCAGTGAGCATGACGCGGACAGTGGTTTCGACCCCTGGGATGCCGAAGGGGGCATCGTGGATGTTATCGACGCCGGCCTCCTTCAGGGCTCGGGGGAAGGGGCAGTGGTCCGTCCCGATGGTGTCCACCATATTTTGGCCGAGATAGGCACGCATGCCATCTTTCACCTCGGGGGCCCGAAGAACGGGCGTGAATTTCACGAACGGACCCTTTTCCTTCAAAGAATCGGTGTCCATGAAAAAGTATTGTGGGCAGCTTTCGGCGAAGATTTGAACACCGCGCTCCCTGGCCGCATGAATCGCATCGAGAAGGCGGGGCTGGCTTACGTGGGCGACGAGGACGGTGCATCCGGTCAACTCGGCTAGCGAGATGGCGTCCATCGTTGCCACGTACTCGCTCTCGGGGTTGCGCCAGTCGCTGATGCACATGTAGTCGGTGCGACCGTCGGCGTCGATTTGTGCCTTGGCCTTTTTGAGAATTGAATCGCTCTCGCAGTGGAGCATTACGGTGCCGCCGAAGGTCTTCACCTCGCGCATGACGTTGAGTAGTACGCCTTCGGACAGATCAGGCACCCCGTGAAGCTCGCAAATAAAGCCCTTGAATCCCAGTGCCCCGCCATCCCACATGGGTTTTAGATGCTCAAGATTATCCAGGTCGATGCCGCCCAATTGTCCAAAATCCACCACGGCACGAGAGTTTATATACTCAGTCTTCTCTTCAAGAATTTTTCTTGTGTAAACGAGAGGCTCGCTGCGGTGGTGGTCAACAACAGTTGTTATCCCGCCCCTTGCCGCTGCCATTGTTCCTGTTGTCCAGTCCTCTCGATCCGTGAAGCCCGGATCCATCATGTGTACATGCTCGTCCACCATACCGGGAAGAACAAAGCGCCCCTCGGCATCTATTTCACGGGCAGCTCCGGCCTCCTTTTCACTCGTGATGGCCGAGATGCGACCACCAGTCACGTAGATGTGGCCTGCAAAGGTGGACGATGGGGTAACTATTTGCGCGTTCGATACAACGAGATCGGCCGTCATGAAAAAAACCTCATTAAGGGCTGCCAAATATCGGCAGTCGGGAAACCTGCATGATATGGAAACTTATTCCGCGAACCAGTTTATTTTGGGGCCACCCTATCTATTGATCAAGCGGCTCTGGTTCAGGGTGGTTTTCCCTGATAAAGCCGCCGCCTATGTGATACGATTTAATTATTGACATCATATTCTCTCAAATTTAAGTACAAACATTCAATGGCACGAACCATTCGGAGGAAATTACTATGGCTGAAATCGGTGTGGTTTCAGATGTAGACACGCAAATGCTCAGAAAAGCGGTGCAGAACGAATATGCCGTTGTAGCAAATCAACCCGATAAGGGTTTTCATTTCCATACGGGAAGACCACTTGCGAAAATTTTGGGCTACGAGGACGACTGGTTAGAGGGGCTTCCCGAGAGCGCGGTTGAGTCGCTCGCTGGAACTGGCAATCCATTTTCCCT is from Nitrospinaceae bacterium and encodes:
- a CDS encoding amidohydrolase family protein, producing MTADLVVSNAQIVTPSSTFAGHIYVTGGRISAITSEKEAGAAREIDAEGRFVLPGMVDEHVHMMDPGFTDREDWTTGTMAAARGGITTVVDHHRSEPLVYTRKILEEKTEYINSRAVVDFGQLGGIDLDNLEHLKPMWDGGALGFKGFICELHGVPDLSEGVLLNVMREVKTFGGTVMLHCESDSILKKAKAQIDADGRTDYMCISDWRNPESEYVATMDAISLAELTGCTVLVAHVSQPRLLDAIHAARERGVQIFAESCPQYFFMDTDSLKEKGPFVKFTPVLRAPEVKDGMRAYLGQNMVDTIGTDHCPFPRALKEAGVDNIHDAPFGIPGVETTVRVMLTAVSDGLMTLNQWVKICCEQPARLFHLFPRKGAIQIGADADLIIVDMEREETLRDADIVSKCKWTPFDGMKTKGAPVMTIVRGNVVMKDGEVTGQAGIGEPVARVGS